GGATTGTCCTTGGGGAATTTCACCAAAACAATGGAAAAGCTTCACCCAATAACGCTCGTATCTCTTTACAAGCATGTCCTTTTTATTTCCCGAGAAATTAAGTTTTCTTAATTTAAACCATAATGCAAGGTCACTTCGCCAATTCAAATAAACAATAAGTAAAAATCCAGCAGCTGAACTCAAAACTACAAATTCCCATAACAAGGAATTATTATTTGCTTGATTCTCAGAAGGAGGTTGAGAATCCTTAATTGATTGTTCAACAATAGATTGATTTAATGCTGTAACCACCTGTTCATCTACATGACTTGTAAAATCAGGTGTTGGTTCAAATGGAATCCAACCAATCCCTTTAATAAAAACCTCAGGCCATGAATGTGCATCTGAGTTACGAACAATATACTCCTTTAATCCTTCGTTTAATTGTGCATTTGCATTTTGTAATTCTCCAGGAGCAAAACCTCTTACCCACCTTGCAGGAATTCCAATAGAACGAAGCATGACTACCATAGAGGTTGAAAAATGATCGCAATACCCTAATTTTTGCTCAAATAAAAAATGATCTACAAAATCTTCATTTGCTGCTGGGATGACTACTTTTTCTAAATTATATTCATAATTTTCCTTTAAATATTTCTCTATAGCTACCGTTTTAGAATAGTGATCAATAAATTCACTTGTAATGTCTTCGCTGAGATTCCTCACTCGAGAGGGTAATGATTCAGGAAGTTGTAAATATTTTAAACGTTCATCTCGATGAAGTTGAATTAGTTCACCATTTAAGTTAGTATTTTGAACCATTTGCGATTGATAGTCTGGTATTTCTACTTTCATTTGATAATACAGTACTTCATCATTTAAGTTCTGTATGTTGTATTTTTGTGTAGAAGAATCAAAACGCAATGAGTCTTCAGAATAAAAAGTACCATCACTTGTTACTAAGCCATAAAATTGATGAATAATACCACCACTAAACACAATATTTCCAAGGTCCTGATTTTGAATTAAAACGTTTTGGTGTATGATTTCTGTTGGTATACTAGTCGCTTCATAATATTCATTCGTTTGTTGAGGGGTATTTATAGATTGATCCCAACCCTTTCCATTGTAAAAGCTTTTTGATTCCCCTCGCCAATATGTTTCTCTCTCTGTTTTGCCTACAAAAACAGGATCATGATTTAGTTGAACCTGCCCACCTAACGTTGAGTTATCAAATCCATAACCACTTAAAAAAGAAAAGTTTCCATTCAAACTATAATCCCCATCTACTTTTGCATACGAAGTCATCTCTTTTAAATAGTCATGAATAATAGACAGGTTTAATATTTCAATTTCCTTGGATTTATCCTTTGATAAAATCATCCCCACAGAAATAATCATACAAATGATGATTACAACAGAAATAGTCCATATCATTGAATTTTTATTTTGCTGAACGAGTGAGTTCTTTGTATGGTGGTGTTTCATTTTAATATAGTGCAGTAACGCCATGGACAGAAGTCCTATCGTTAAACTTCGTATAATCGCCAGCGAAGTATCCATTCCTAATACAAGTTGTAAAATGAAAAGATACATGATGGTTATCGCTACAAACCATCCACTAATAAGATGGCGAACCATTAAAGTTTGAATGATGGAGATAATAATTGACCATCCGAACATAAATATAAAAATTTTATTTTCTTTACTCCATAAATGAAGCTTTCCATCTAATAAGTTGGTTACATCAGATATAGTCACTTGGAAGTACTGTACTGAAGCTTGTATATCAAATATATCTTTAGAGTAAAAACCATATATAATGAGAAACCAACAAATACATATTTTTAAAAACCAATTGACTACAAATGGAATATGTAAATAATCAATAAATATAAACAATGCTAGAGAGATAGCAAATGGATATATTCCAAACATAGTTTTAAAATTTGATATCGACACCAAAGGATGAATCCATTCCCAGCACAAAATAAATAGCAATACACAGATGATTCCGCTTACAATCCAATCTTTAGAACGTTGCAGAGGTTTCACATTATGCTCCATGTTTCAATCCTCCTTGTTTTATTTCTGAATGAGAATCACGTGACTTGACAAGTTCAATATGACATCCCATTTCTTCCAGTGATTTTATATATTTCCTTTGCTTAATATTTAATACTGCAGATTCATAAATGAACACAATATTTATTTTCCTCAACTGTTTTCTTAAAAAAAGACATGTATTAATGAATTGATCATCTAAATTAGAAGTGATACACACATTTGCAACATCCTTATGTAAACTCATCATTTGATGACGGATGGTTTCATAGAAAGAACCTTCACCATTAGGAGTCACAGTTGCTAAAAACTCAAAAACTTGTTGCATATTAATTGATGATGATAAAGGCTCTTTATATTGTTCAAGGTTATTACTTACTAAACCCATTCCAAACTTCTGATTTTTCCCATAAATTAATAAACTTGCAGCTATTTGAACCGCTGTTTCAAAACATGACGAATCTAATTGATCTGCATTTTGAAAAGCATCCAAAAACACCATCATTTGTTGATCAACGGAAAATTCACGTTCTTTTGTTTTTAATTTGTTTGACTTT
The window above is part of the Chengkuizengella sp. SCS-71B genome. Proteins encoded here:
- a CDS encoding transglutaminase-like domain-containing protein → MEHNVKPLQRSKDWIVSGIICVLLFILCWEWIHPLVSISNFKTMFGIYPFAISLALFIFIDYLHIPFVVNWFLKICICWFLIIYGFYSKDIFDIQASVQYFQVTISDVTNLLDGKLHLWSKENKIFIFMFGWSIIISIIQTLMVRHLISGWFVAITIMYLFILQLVLGMDTSLAIIRSLTIGLLSMALLHYIKMKHHHTKNSLVQQNKNSMIWTISVVIIICMIISVGMILSKDKSKEIEILNLSIIHDYLKEMTSYAKVDGDYSLNGNFSFLSGYGFDNSTLGGQVQLNHDPVFVGKTERETYWRGESKSFYNGKGWDQSINTPQQTNEYYEATSIPTEIIHQNVLIQNQDLGNIVFSGGIIHQFYGLVTSDGTFYSEDSLRFDSSTQKYNIQNLNDEVLYYQMKVEIPDYQSQMVQNTNLNGELIQLHRDERLKYLQLPESLPSRVRNLSEDITSEFIDHYSKTVAIEKYLKENYEYNLEKVVIPAANEDFVDHFLFEQKLGYCDHFSTSMVVMLRSIGIPARWVRGFAPGELQNANAQLNEGLKEYIVRNSDAHSWPEVFIKGIGWIPFEPTPDFTSHVDEQVVTALNQSIVEQSIKDSQPPSENQANNNSLLWEFVVLSSAAGFLLIVYLNWRSDLALWFKLRKLNFSGNKKDMLVKRYERYWVKLFHCFGEIPQGQSIREYVEALKLPKKEQNLALKEFASKYEVLRYSENPYEWISKKRLNELWNKMMNK